In one Eschrichtius robustus isolate mEscRob2 chromosome 15, mEscRob2.pri, whole genome shotgun sequence genomic region, the following are encoded:
- the C1D gene encoding nuclear nucleic acid-binding protein C1D, whose product MASKEINEDYPVEIHEYLSTFENSIGAVDEMLKTMMSVSRNELLQKLDPLEQAKVDLVSAYTLNSMFWVYLATQGVNPKEHPVKQELERIRVYMNRVKEITDKKKAGKLDRAAASRFVKNALWEPKPKNASKVANKGKSKS is encoded by the exons ATGGCAAGCAAAGAAATTAATGAAGACTACCCAGTAGAAATTCATGAATATTTATCAACCTTTGAGAATTCCATTGGTGCTGTGGATGAGATGCTGAAGACCATGATGTCTGTTTCTAGAAATGAGTTGTTGCAGAAG TTGGACCCACTTGAACAAGCAAAAGTGGATTTAGTTTCTGCTTACACGTTGAATTCAATGTTTTGGG TTTATTTGGCAACGCAGGGAGTTAATCCTAAGGAACATCCAGTAAAGCAGGAATTG gAGAGAATCAGAGTATACATGAACAGAGTCAAGGAAATAACAGACAAGAAAAAGGCTGGCAAGCTGGACAGGGCTGCAGCTTCAAGATTTGTAAAAAATGCCCTATGGGAACCAAAACCTAAAAATGCATCCAAGGTTGCcaataaaggaaaaagtaaaagttaA